Proteins from a single region of Corynebacterium casei LMG S-19264:
- the codB gene encoding cytosine permease, with the protein MSISTTSQSGHKSLETDLEPVDPDYPVTPVPLHARKKFVSLAIVLLGFTVFTPTMLSGAELGLAFKFSQLLMVVALGSLILGSYVSTLGWIGARTGLTTVVMARYVLGTRGAKFASLLLGGTQVGWYGVIIGTVGSMTATAFSWDSYSAQIAIMVVASVLMCLTACYGYKGMYWVSAISTPLILVLAVWVVFKCLEQVHGWAGLLDLEPASQMSLGVAITTVVGTFVSAGTQAPNWTRFAKSGNQAIWACVIGFIVGNGLMIFFGAIGAMTFGEGDFVVILYQLGLVALGLVLLFGNLWKSNADTAYAFGVAGAEIFEKNNKLPFVVGGSIIGTLLAVFGVHNHLTDFLYLLGVFIPPLGGVIIGDYIMRWSRTQMPEGTEIPRYNAINIGIYVVASVLAYSSTMLGIGIPPLVGIFSAIILVVLVNKLRRTSKA; encoded by the coding sequence ATGAGTATTTCGACTACATCGCAAAGCGGGCATAAATCCTTAGAAACGGATTTGGAACCGGTCGATCCAGACTATCCGGTGACCCCAGTTCCCCTGCATGCGCGCAAGAAATTCGTCTCTTTGGCAATCGTCTTGCTAGGCTTCACAGTCTTTACTCCAACCATGCTTTCGGGAGCTGAGCTCGGCCTAGCATTCAAATTTTCACAGCTGCTAATGGTGGTTGCACTTGGTTCACTCATCTTAGGCTCCTATGTTTCAACCCTGGGCTGGATTGGTGCGCGAACTGGCCTGACCACTGTGGTGATGGCACGTTATGTGCTTGGAACGCGAGGGGCCAAGTTCGCTTCTCTGCTCTTGGGAGGCACCCAAGTCGGTTGGTATGGAGTGATCATCGGAACTGTAGGATCTATGACGGCTACTGCGTTTAGTTGGGATTCATACTCTGCCCAGATAGCCATCATGGTTGTCGCAAGCGTACTGATGTGTCTCACCGCCTGCTACGGCTACAAGGGAATGTACTGGGTATCAGCGATTTCTACTCCTCTTATCCTAGTGCTTGCCGTTTGGGTTGTATTCAAGTGCCTTGAACAAGTTCATGGATGGGCAGGTCTGCTTGATCTTGAGCCGGCTTCTCAGATGTCTCTTGGTGTTGCGATCACTACCGTAGTAGGCACCTTCGTTTCTGCAGGAACTCAGGCACCTAACTGGACTCGGTTTGCAAAGTCCGGAAATCAAGCAATCTGGGCGTGTGTAATCGGTTTCATCGTAGGCAACGGCCTCATGATATTTTTTGGCGCAATTGGCGCGATGACATTTGGGGAGGGCGACTTTGTCGTGATCCTTTATCAGCTTGGTTTGGTCGCTTTAGGTCTAGTTCTCTTGTTTGGAAATCTGTGGAAGTCGAATGCCGACACAGCCTATGCCTTTGGCGTTGCGGGCGCTGAAATTTTTGAGAAGAACAATAAGTTACCGTTCGTGGTTGGCGGGTCCATCATCGGTACCCTCTTAGCAGTGTTCGGGGTGCACAACCACCTCACCGATTTCCTATACCTGTTGGGAGTATTTATTCCTCCGCTGGGAGGCGTCATTATTGGTGATTACATAATGCGGTGGTCCCGAACCCAGATGCCGGAGGGAACAGAGATACCAAGATATAATGCAATCAATATTGGAATCTACGTAGTTGCTTCGGTGCTTGCCTACAGCTCCACGATGCTGGGTATAGGTATCCCGCCACTAGTAGGCATTTTCAGTGCCATCATTCTGGTAGTTTTGGTTAATAAGCTTCGTCGGACTTCAAAAGCTTAG
- a CDS encoding nucleoside deaminase, producing the protein MLDSYDRKYLDLAIEQAKIGWQEGGVPIGAVLVSDREVLAVGHNRRVQMGSAIRHGETDCIENAGRLSASVYRNSTLYTTLSPCYMCAGTSVLYDIPRIVIGENHTFEASEEWLRSMGKELIVVDDEICKSLMQMMLSERPEIWAEDIGEPV; encoded by the coding sequence GTGCTCGACTCGTATGACAGAAAGTACCTTGATTTAGCTATTGAGCAAGCGAAAATCGGTTGGCAAGAAGGGGGAGTACCTATCGGAGCCGTATTAGTGTCGGATCGCGAGGTCTTGGCAGTTGGTCACAATCGGCGTGTCCAAATGGGCTCGGCGATTAGACATGGTGAGACCGACTGCATTGAAAATGCGGGGCGTTTGTCTGCGAGTGTTTATCGAAACTCGACGCTGTATACAACCCTCTCACCCTGCTATATGTGCGCAGGAACATCTGTACTGTACGACATTCCGCGAATTGTAATTGGTGAAAACCACACGTTTGAGGCCTCTGAAGAGTGGTTGCGCTCGATGGGCAAGGAGCTGATTGTCGTGGACGATGAGATCTGCAAATCCTTGATGCAAATGATGCTCAGCGAGCGACCAGAAATTTGGGCGGAAGATATTGGAGAACCTGTATGA
- a CDS encoding transposase, translating into MPRQSKYDAATQERAVRMYFERLDEGTISKAAARREIGELLDVKESTLRNWIRKHEMKEDAPADARA; encoded by the coding sequence ATGCCCCGTCAAAGTAAGTACGATGCCGCCACCCAGGAGCGCGCGGTCCGAATGTATTTCGAACGCCTCGACGAAGGAACCATTTCGAAAGCCGCCGCCCGCCGAGAAATCGGCGAGCTGCTCGACGTCAAAGAATCAACACTGCGGAACTGGATCCGCAAACACGAAATGAAAGAAGACGCCCCAGCGGATGCAAGGGCCTGA
- a CDS encoding IS256 family transposase → MAASPHSIDPTTYLDELLAQASPDLMRQMLQGFINQILSAQADQVCGAEYATSSESRTNVRNGYRHRDLDTRVGTIDVAVPKLRTGSFFPDWLLQRRTRAERALTTVIATCYLKGVSTRRMNDLVASLGINNLSKSQVSEIAKDLDGMVEDFRTRPLDTGPYLYVSCDALTMKVREGGRVVKTSVLLATGVNAEGYRELLGMQVATSESVASWTGFFRDLKARGLNEVYLVTSDAHLGIQHAIGEVLPNASWQRCRTHFAKNLSSMVPKTQWPTLSAMFHTIFQQPDAQAVWNQAREVVAFCEEKFPHVAHYLEEALEELLAFTHAPKSVWTKIWSNNPTERLNREIRRRTDAVGIFPNRDAVIRLVGAVLAEQHDDWIQQNRYMSLTSLEHTKAMINANVIDADNTQEVA, encoded by the coding sequence ATGGCCGCTAGTCCTCATTCTATCGACCCAACTACCTACTTGGACGAATTGCTCGCTCAAGCATCCCCAGATTTGATGCGACAGATGCTCCAAGGCTTTATTAACCAGATTCTCTCGGCCCAGGCTGACCAAGTCTGCGGCGCTGAATACGCCACCTCCTCTGAGTCTCGTACTAACGTCCGCAATGGCTACCGCCACCGTGACCTGGATACTCGTGTGGGCACCATTGATGTCGCCGTGCCCAAACTGCGCACCGGATCGTTCTTCCCAGATTGGCTACTTCAACGACGCACCCGGGCAGAACGCGCACTAACGACCGTGATCGCCACCTGCTACCTGAAAGGCGTATCGACTCGCAGGATGAACGATCTCGTCGCCAGTTTGGGAATCAATAACCTGTCGAAGTCACAGGTATCCGAGATTGCGAAAGACCTTGACGGCATGGTCGAAGATTTCCGCACTCGCCCGCTAGATACCGGACCCTACCTCTATGTTTCCTGTGACGCGTTGACCATGAAAGTCCGTGAAGGCGGGCGGGTGGTCAAAACCTCCGTACTACTAGCCACCGGTGTTAACGCCGAAGGCTACAGGGAACTACTTGGCATGCAGGTCGCTACCTCTGAATCAGTGGCCTCGTGGACCGGGTTCTTTAGAGATCTCAAAGCCCGCGGACTTAACGAGGTCTACCTCGTGACCAGTGACGCCCATTTGGGCATCCAGCATGCCATTGGTGAAGTACTACCGAATGCGTCCTGGCAACGGTGTCGTACGCATTTTGCCAAGAACCTCTCGTCGATGGTGCCGAAGACGCAATGGCCGACGCTATCGGCAATGTTTCATACCATCTTTCAACAACCCGATGCGCAGGCAGTATGGAATCAAGCCCGGGAGGTCGTGGCTTTTTGCGAGGAAAAGTTCCCGCACGTTGCTCACTACCTGGAAGAAGCCCTCGAGGAACTCCTAGCGTTTACTCATGCTCCGAAATCAGTGTGGACCAAAATCTGGTCGAATAACCCGACCGAGAGACTTAATCGGGAGATCCGTCGGCGTACGGATGCCGTCGGTATTTTCCCTAACCGTGACGCGGTTATCCGTCTCGTCGGTGCGGTACTGGCTGAACAGCATGATGACTGGATTCAGCAAAATCGCTACATGTCACTGACCAGCCTGGAACACACCAAGGCAATGATCAACGCCAACGTCATCGACGCCGACAACACTCAGGAGGTTGCATGA
- a CDS encoding IS3 family transposase (programmed frameshift): protein MPSKTYTEEFKRDAVALYENSSGASLTTIATDLGINRATLHNWVKRYGTAARTTIITPDSSSSASVTDTERIRQLERQVKRLQEERDILQKAAKYFAEGDELVIRFRFVDDARKTYPVKRLCEVLTLNRSSYYKWKSSAAKRKKRLFSDAILGAKVKAVFAAEKGCYGAKRVTAELNDNPKDRPVNHKRVARVMRSMKLFGFTKKRKVTTTVSDKKKPVFPDLVGRKFTADKPNQLYVGDITYLPIDGGANMYLATVIDCYSRRLIGFAIADHMRTSLVQDALTAAKGQRGSLKGAIFHSDHGSVYTSQAFQQTCTLLGVKQSMGAIGTSADNALAESFNASMKREVLQDSKTFTNQLVCRREVFRWCTRYNTMRRHSWCNHLAPNVFERHNEATLKRAS from the exons ATGCCAAGCAAGACCTATACCGAAGAGTTCAAGCGTGATGCTGTCGCACTCTATGAGAATTCCTCGGGTGCTTCATTGACCACTATTGCCACTGATCTCGGGATCAACCGCGCTACCTTGCATAACTGGGTCAAAAGGTACGGGACGGCCGCGCGCACCACGATCATTACCCCGGATTCTTCCTCGTCGGCCTCGGTCACCGACACCGAGCGGATCCGGCAGCTTGAACGCCAAGTTAAACGCTTGCAAGAAGAGCGCGATATTTTGCAAAAGGCTGCTAAATATTTCGCGGAAG GAGACGAATTGGTGATCCGCTTCCGGTTCGTTGACGACGCGCGAAAAACCTACCCGGTTAAGCGGTTATGTGAAGTTCTGACGTTGAATCGTTCCTCGTATTACAAATGGAAATCTAGTGCAGCCAAGCGCAAGAAACGCTTGTTTAGCGATGCTATCCTCGGCGCGAAAGTCAAGGCCGTGTTCGCCGCAGAAAAGGGCTGCTACGGCGCCAAACGCGTCACGGCAGAACTCAACGACAATCCAAAAGATAGACCTGTCAACCATAAACGGGTCGCACGGGTGATGAGGTCAATGAAATTGTTTGGGTTCACGAAAAAACGCAAAGTCACCACGACTGTTTCGGATAAGAAAAAACCAGTGTTTCCGGACCTAGTCGGACGGAAGTTCACTGCCGACAAGCCAAATCAGCTCTATGTCGGTGACATTACGTATTTGCCGATTGACGGTGGGGCAAATATGTACCTGGCTACCGTGATTGACTGCTATTCACGCAGGCTAATCGGTTTCGCGATTGCGGATCACATGCGCACTAGCTTGGTTCAAGATGCCCTCACAGCTGCCAAAGGCCAGCGAGGCAGCCTTAAAGGGGCAATATTTCACTCGGATCACGGCAGTGTTTATACCTCGCAAGCATTCCAGCAGACATGCACGCTACTTGGGGTGAAACAGTCGATGGGAGCAATTGGAACCAGCGCAGATAACGCCTTAGCTGAATCGTTTAACGCCTCAATGAAGCGTGAAGTGCTGCAAGATTCTAAAACATTCACTAACCAGCTGGTGTGTCGGAGGGAGGTGTTCCGGTGGTGCACCAGGTACAACACGATGCGAAGGCACTCGTGGTGTAATCACCTCGCACCAAACGTGTTTGAGCGGCACAATGAAGCTACACTCAAACGTGCTTCTTGA
- a CDS encoding IS3 family transposase, with protein MDFIRTYRQRFGVESICAVLTEHGITIAPSTFYAHQSRGFGPTDAELDDAYTADRLHDLWRDNRCVYGRHKLWKAAHRNGLDVGRDQVQRLMKVTGIRGVSRGMHKRRTTISDPSRIRHPDLVKRRWDHPSRPDQWWIADFTYVWTARDGFCYTAFIVDAYSRMILGWVTTTVMDTRMVLMALEHALFSRKRTKMEFTSTGLVHHSDAGVQYTSLAFTETLTESGIDGSIGTVGDALDNAMMESTIGLYKTELIDFDPSRTWQDASEVERETASYVYWYNYQRLHSSIADVPPVEYEQAYESQHQSVKAQ; from the coding sequence GTGGATTTCATTCGCACCTATCGGCAGCGCTTCGGGGTCGAGTCAATCTGTGCCGTGCTCACCGAGCATGGCATCACGATTGCCCCAAGCACCTTCTACGCCCATCAATCCCGCGGCTTCGGGCCGACCGACGCCGAATTAGACGACGCCTACACCGCCGACCGACTCCACGATCTCTGGCGGGACAATCGGTGTGTTTATGGACGGCACAAACTGTGGAAAGCCGCCCACCGCAACGGTCTCGATGTTGGCCGTGACCAGGTCCAACGCCTGATGAAGGTGACCGGGATCCGGGGTGTCAGCCGCGGTATGCATAAACGCCGCACTACCATCTCAGACCCCTCGCGGATCAGACACCCGGACCTCGTCAAACGCCGGTGGGATCATCCCAGCCGGCCGGATCAATGGTGGATAGCCGATTTCACCTATGTCTGGACTGCTCGGGACGGGTTCTGCTACACCGCGTTCATCGTCGACGCCTACTCCAGGATGATCCTGGGCTGGGTCACCACCACCGTCATGGACACCCGGATGGTGCTCATGGCCCTGGAGCACGCCCTATTCTCGCGGAAACGCACGAAGATGGAGTTCACCTCCACCGGGCTCGTGCACCACTCGGATGCGGGGGTGCAGTACACGTCTTTGGCGTTTACGGAGACGCTGACAGAATCCGGGATCGACGGTTCCATCGGCACCGTCGGCGATGCGTTGGACAACGCGATGATGGAATCAACGATCGGGCTCTACAAAACCGAACTGATTGATTTCGATCCTTCCCGCACGTGGCAGGACGCTAGCGAAGTAGAAAGGGAGACCGCCTCGTATGTGTATTGGTACAATTACCAACGACTGCATTCCTCGATCGCAGACGTACCACCGGTCGAGTACGAGCAGGCCTACGAGAGTCAACACCAATCCGTAAAAGCCCAGTAA
- a CDS encoding amidohydrolase family protein: MRITNALVKGAANGQLVDIDIDPITGKITTITPAAGPFIAETEAEIYDAAGRLVSPQFVEAHIHLDYANTAGIPRDNESGTLFEAIEIWRERKEAGLNNPDLIRRNAIAAAKSAVEHGVGFIRTHVDVTDPELTAFRVLKDVKEEIRDWCDVELVAFPQNGIYAYQGGDRLVEQALKEGADVVGGIPHLEPTREDGVDSLKHLFDLGEKYGTRIDIHCDEIDDAQSRFVEVIAAETTKRSMQGLATVSHSAAMSYYEPGYMARLLPKLASADVTFAVCPNENLHLQGRGYSHATPRGVAPIKALTDFGLNVALCQDSISDPWYPMGNGDLLRVVDTGLHVSHMLQPKYIDNCLEFITHNPAKNLGLRGYGIMEGNPANLIVLDAHSEREVLQEGCPVLLSVHRGKRVFSRAAINTDWES; the protein is encoded by the coding sequence ATGCGTATCACCAACGCCCTCGTCAAGGGAGCAGCCAACGGACAACTCGTCGATATCGACATCGATCCAATCACAGGCAAAATCACGACGATTACCCCGGCTGCTGGACCATTCATTGCTGAGACCGAAGCTGAAATCTATGATGCTGCTGGGCGTCTTGTCTCCCCTCAGTTTGTTGAGGCACATATCCACTTGGATTACGCCAATACGGCCGGAATCCCTCGCGATAATGAGTCCGGCACACTTTTTGAGGCAATTGAGATCTGGCGTGAGCGCAAAGAAGCGGGATTGAACAACCCCGACCTCATCCGCAGAAATGCTATTGCAGCCGCGAAGTCCGCAGTTGAGCACGGCGTGGGTTTTATTCGCACCCACGTTGACGTCACTGATCCGGAGCTGACCGCTTTTCGGGTACTTAAGGATGTGAAAGAGGAAATCCGCGACTGGTGCGACGTCGAGTTGGTAGCATTCCCTCAAAACGGCATCTACGCCTACCAAGGCGGAGACCGCCTAGTTGAGCAGGCACTCAAGGAAGGAGCAGATGTCGTGGGGGGTATTCCTCACTTGGAGCCCACACGTGAAGACGGTGTCGACTCCCTTAAGCACCTTTTTGACCTTGGCGAAAAGTACGGCACCCGCATCGACATCCACTGCGACGAGATTGATGATGCCCAATCGCGCTTCGTGGAGGTAATCGCTGCTGAGACCACGAAGCGCTCCATGCAGGGACTAGCTACTGTTTCACACTCGGCGGCGATGAGTTACTACGAGCCAGGATACATGGCACGCCTATTGCCCAAGCTCGCTTCTGCCGATGTCACCTTCGCTGTTTGCCCCAATGAGAACTTACATCTACAGGGTCGAGGCTATTCACACGCCACCCCCCGGGGCGTCGCACCAATTAAGGCACTGACCGATTTCGGGCTCAACGTTGCACTGTGTCAGGATTCTATCTCCGACCCGTGGTACCCCATGGGAAACGGCGATCTTCTTCGCGTTGTCGACACCGGGCTACATGTTTCCCATATGCTTCAGCCCAAGTACATCGACAACTGTCTCGAATTCATCACCCATAATCCAGCGAAGAATCTAGGTCTTAGGGGCTACGGCATCATGGAGGGCAATCCCGCCAACCTTATCGTCCTAGACGCCCATTCTGAACGTGAGGTTTTACAAGAGGGCTGCCCAGTTCTCCTCTCTGTGCACCGCGGCAAGAGGGTTTTCTCGCGTGCCGCGATCAATACCGACTGGGAGTCTTAA
- a CDS encoding recombinase family protein: MQCPNRYPVDNAGSLINKQSSGHRNSAPVLFLKEGQTYSLNSTPIAKLMLGLLGSVAEFERSIIRERQAEGIARAKARGVYKGRAKVLSDEQLAQAREWVGGGVPKAEVARRLGIGRTTLYNYLSR; the protein is encoded by the coding sequence ATGCAATGCCCGAACCGATACCCAGTAGATAATGCGGGGAGTTTAATCAACAAGCAATCTTCAGGACATCGTAATTCCGCACCGGTGCTGTTCCTGAAAGAGGGCCAAACGTATTCGTTGAATTCGACTCCGATTGCCAAGCTCATGCTGGGCTTGCTCGGTAGTGTGGCGGAGTTTGAGCGCTCGATTATTCGTGAGCGTCAGGCGGAGGGGATTGCGCGGGCGAAAGCCCGCGGGGTGTATAAAGGTCGCGCGAAAGTGCTGTCTGATGAGCAGCTTGCCCAGGCACGCGAGTGGGTGGGCGGTGGTGTTCCGAAAGCGGAAGTTGCGCGCAGGCTCGGTATTGGTCGAACGACACTGTATAACTATCTCTCGCGCTGA
- a CDS encoding aldo/keto reductase — protein sequence MRSIELGTSGQEVPNIIAGMMRIGDKTDMQIRDLYAAAREAGVNYFDHADLYGFNVPEGGYHLCERRFAEALKLSSAEREDIIVQSKTGIIDKPWGYDQSYEHIVASAERSLQALNMDYLDVLLLHRPDALVEPEEVARAFDDLAVAGKVRAFGVSNHTPRQIDLLKTAVEQPILINQVQLSLTHSALVAQGMTSNMTTTGDAITRDGGGLVDYARINGITLQAWSPLQKGSEPGIFLGSPDYPELNAEIERLAEKYGVEPIAVACAWIMRHPANMQVVLGTTTPSRIVDAAAGSDISLSRAEWYSLIQAAGHKLP from the coding sequence ATGCGAAGTATTGAATTAGGAACAAGTGGGCAAGAAGTGCCCAATATTATCGCGGGCATGATGCGCATTGGTGATAAGACGGATATGCAGATTCGCGATCTATATGCCGCCGCGCGAGAGGCTGGCGTTAATTACTTCGACCACGCGGATCTTTATGGTTTCAATGTTCCCGAGGGCGGGTATCACTTGTGCGAGCGGAGGTTCGCAGAGGCCTTGAAGCTATCTTCAGCGGAGCGCGAAGATATTATTGTGCAGTCGAAAACGGGAATCATCGACAAACCATGGGGCTATGACCAGTCCTATGAGCACATTGTTGCTTCAGCAGAGCGATCGCTGCAGGCCCTGAATATGGACTATTTAGATGTGCTGTTGCTGCACCGCCCAGACGCTTTGGTGGAACCGGAAGAAGTAGCGCGTGCTTTTGATGATCTTGCGGTAGCTGGGAAGGTGCGTGCTTTTGGCGTCTCCAATCACACTCCACGTCAGATTGATCTGCTCAAGACTGCCGTGGAGCAGCCGATTCTGATCAACCAGGTGCAGCTGTCACTTACACACTCTGCTTTGGTTGCGCAGGGCATGACGTCGAATATGACTACTACTGGGGACGCCATCACCCGCGATGGAGGCGGATTAGTGGACTACGCGCGGATTAATGGCATCACGCTGCAGGCCTGGTCACCTCTGCAAAAAGGGAGTGAGCCGGGAATCTTCCTGGGTTCGCCGGACTATCCGGAACTCAATGCTGAGATTGAGCGTCTCGCTGAGAAATATGGCGTGGAACCCATCGCCGTTGCGTGCGCCTGGATCATGCGTCATCCTGCGAATATGCAGGTTGTGCTGGGCACAACGACGCCCTCTCGCATCGTCGATGCCGCAGCGGGTTCAGATATTTCGCTATCCCGCGCTGAGTGGTACAGCCTTATTCAGGCAGCTGGTCACAAGCTGCCTTAG
- a CDS encoding YdhK family protein, with protein sequence MKHSTSLIALTLAAGLTLSACSDASDSAEPAPATSESADSSDNAATSENATEDEGHKDMAHDHPEDGGAPPAGIEEAENPTYPVGTEVTLTADHMPGMDGATATISGAFDTTTYSVSYTPTNGDAPVTDHRWVVHEELVDPGEAPLADGAKAVMTAEHMPGMKDAEATIDYSTQETVYMVDIDNDEMTMKNHKWVTESEIEPAQ encoded by the coding sequence ATGAAACATTCCACTTCTCTCATCGCTCTCACGCTCGCCGCTGGTCTTACCTTGAGTGCCTGCAGCGACGCCTCAGATTCCGCAGAGCCTGCGCCGGCTACTTCCGAAAGTGCCGATAGCTCGGACAACGCTGCGACTTCAGAAAATGCGACGGAGGACGAAGGGCACAAAGACATGGCTCACGACCATCCTGAAGATGGCGGCGCTCCCCCAGCCGGAATTGAGGAAGCAGAAAACCCGACCTACCCCGTCGGCACTGAGGTCACCTTGACCGCGGATCACATGCCCGGCATGGATGGCGCAACCGCAACCATCTCCGGAGCCTTTGATACCACGACCTACTCCGTGAGTTACACCCCCACCAACGGCGATGCTCCAGTTACTGATCACCGTTGGGTTGTGCACGAAGAACTCGTGGATCCCGGCGAAGCACCGCTTGCTGATGGCGCCAAGGCAGTGATGACCGCTGAGCACATGCCCGGGATGAAGGACGCCGAGGCCACGATTGATTACTCCACGCAGGAAACGGTGTACATGGTCGACATTGATAATGATGAGATGACCATGAAAAACCACAAGTGGGTTACCGAAAGCGAAATCGAACCCGCTCAGTAA
- a CDS encoding heavy metal translocating P-type ATPase: MSTPHHDHKSSSHDEHDGHDGHDGHEGHNHDEHAGHSVTKFKDRFWLSLLLSIPVIVFSPMFATFLGYTVPEFSGSTWVAPVLGTVIFLYGGSPFLQGGVSEIRSRQPGMMLLIAMAITVAFVASWVTTLGIGGFELDFWWELALLVVIMLLGHWMEMRALGSASSALDALAALLPEKAEKVDGDAIHSIAISELTADDIVLVRPGARVPADGTIIDGFAEFDESMITGESQPVYRNSGETVIAGTVATDNTVRVRVEKIGADTTLAGIQRMVAEAQNSSSRAQALADRAAALLFWFALAAGIITAIVWTIIGSPDDAIVRTVTVLVIACPHALGLAIPLVIAISTERAAKAGLLIKDRLALERMRSIDIVLFDKTGTLTEGAHAVTGVAAASEVPEGDVLALASAAEINSEHPLARAIVTAAAAHPVASQSPRVGSDFRTAAGRGVQATVDGENIMVGGPNMLRELGVNSPDSLHDKISTWTSRGAGVLHVLCNKEVIGVIAVEDHIRPESHDAVRALQDAGVKVALITGDASQVAESVAKELGIDEVFAEVLPQDKDTKVTELQKRGFDVAMVGDGVNDAPALARADIGIAIGAGTDVAMESAGVVLASDDPRAVLSMITLSKASYSKMVQNLVWASGYNILAVPLAAGVLAPIGFVLSPAVGAILMSLSTIIVAFNAQLLRRIDLKPTHVAPATSSEKLQP; the protein is encoded by the coding sequence ATGAGTACCCCACACCACGATCACAAGTCCTCAAGCCATGATGAACATGATGGCCATGATGGCCATGATGGCCATGAAGGACATAACCATGATGAACATGCGGGTCACAGCGTTACAAAGTTTAAAGACCGCTTTTGGCTGAGCCTCCTACTGTCCATTCCGGTGATTGTCTTCAGCCCCATGTTTGCCACCTTCCTGGGCTACACCGTGCCGGAATTCTCAGGTTCAACCTGGGTCGCCCCGGTTCTAGGAACCGTGATTTTCCTCTACGGCGGCAGCCCTTTCCTCCAAGGTGGCGTGTCAGAGATTCGCTCGCGTCAACCGGGCATGATGCTGCTGATTGCCATGGCGATCACAGTCGCATTTGTCGCTTCATGGGTTACCACTTTGGGCATCGGTGGTTTTGAACTCGACTTCTGGTGGGAGCTTGCCCTGCTGGTTGTCATCATGTTGTTGGGCCATTGGATGGAAATGCGGGCCCTAGGTTCTGCATCTTCTGCCCTCGATGCCTTAGCTGCCCTCCTTCCGGAGAAAGCAGAAAAGGTTGACGGCGATGCTATCCACTCGATAGCCATCTCTGAACTTACTGCTGATGACATCGTGCTAGTTCGCCCCGGCGCGCGAGTACCTGCTGACGGCACCATCATCGATGGTTTCGCTGAATTCGACGAATCGATGATCACTGGCGAATCCCAGCCTGTATATCGCAACAGTGGCGAAACAGTTATCGCCGGCACCGTGGCTACGGATAACACCGTGCGCGTCCGAGTGGAAAAGATCGGCGCTGATACCACCTTGGCTGGTATTCAACGCATGGTTGCCGAAGCACAAAATTCTTCTTCCCGTGCGCAAGCCCTGGCCGATAGGGCCGCGGCTTTGCTCTTCTGGTTTGCCTTGGCCGCTGGCATTATTACGGCCATCGTCTGGACAATCATCGGCAGCCCTGATGACGCCATTGTTCGCACCGTCACCGTGCTGGTCATTGCCTGCCCACATGCCCTGGGCCTGGCCATCCCCCTGGTCATTGCCATCTCTACGGAACGCGCCGCCAAAGCTGGCTTACTCATCAAGGACCGGCTTGCCCTTGAACGCATGCGCTCCATCGATATTGTTTTATTTGATAAAACTGGCACTTTAACCGAAGGTGCACACGCGGTCACCGGTGTCGCGGCAGCATCGGAAGTGCCGGAGGGAGATGTTCTGGCCCTAGCTTCTGCAGCTGAAATTAATAGTGAGCATCCACTAGCCCGAGCGATCGTCACTGCTGCAGCCGCGCACCCAGTGGCATCGCAAAGCCCGCGCGTTGGCTCGGATTTCCGCACCGCCGCGGGTCGTGGCGTGCAAGCAACCGTCGATGGAGAAAACATCATGGTTGGAGGCCCCAATATGCTGCGCGAGCTTGGCGTTAACTCCCCTGACTCACTGCACGACAAGATTTCTACGTGGACCTCCCGCGGCGCAGGAGTCTTGCACGTGCTTTGCAACAAGGAAGTCATTGGGGTCATAGCCGTCGAGGATCATATCCGCCCCGAATCCCACGATGCCGTCCGGGCACTGCAAGATGCGGGTGTGAAAGTCGCGCTGATTACCGGCGATGCTTCTCAAGTTGCAGAAAGCGTGGCTAAAGAATTGGGTATCGACGAAGTCTTTGCCGAGGTTCTACCGCAGGATAAAGACACCAAGGTCACTGAGCTGCAGAAACGCGGATTCGACGTGGCCATGGTCGGCGATGGCGTCAATGACGCGCCTGCCCTGGCGCGGGCCGATATTGGCATCGCTATCGGCGCGGGCACGGATGTGGCCATGGAATCCGCTGGCGTTGTGCTCGCCAGCGATGATCCCCGCGCGGTGTTGTCCATGATCACGTTGTCCAAGGCCAGCTACTCCAAGATGGTTCAAAACTTGGTCTGGGCATCGGGCTACAACATCCTCGCGGTCCCACTCGCTGCTGGTGTACTAGCTCCCATTGGCTTTGTTCTCTCGCCAGCGGTGGGCGCGATTTTGATGTCATTGTCGACCATAATCGTGGCCTTCAATGCCCAACTTTTAAGAAGGATCGATCTAAAACCAACGCATGTAGCACCCGCTACCTCAAGCGAAAAACTTCAACCATAA